The Phycisphaerae bacterium genome includes the window ACAACCGGGCGGACATTTCGGATGACGGGCGGTACATCGGTTTCAGTTACGGGCGGAAGGGGTTTGCCACCGACAAGAGCTCCGAGATCTACCTTTTCGAGGTGGAGAGGATCGAGCTTACGCGGCTGACCGTCAACGGCGAGTGCGACGCGTGGGTCGATCTGAAGGCGGAGACGCCGGTGTACATCAAGGCGGCGGGCGAGGGCGTCGGGTTCGCGCACGTGAGCGAGGGACCGGGACGGGAGGCGTGCCTGCTGCAACTCTTCGCCAACGCGCCGCTGTGGATTTCGAAAGAGCGGATGTTCCTGGCGACGGCCCAGCCGGTTGAGGGTCGCGACCGGATCATAATCTCGTTCTGGCTGTACGGTCCGCAGATGCGGCTTGAGCGGCTGGTGCGGATTCCCTGCGACGACCAGCGGACGCTGTTCAGCACGACTCCGGCACTCCGCGGAGATAGGACCCTCTACTACGCCACGGCGGAGAACCTTGAAGTGGTCCAGGAAGCGGGCCGCGACGGCGAGAGCGAGATGCTCAAGGTGGACATCTGGCGGATCGATCTGGAGACGAAGGCGAAGCGCCGGGTGACGACGTTTACGTTCAAGGGCCGTTTCCAGCACAACAAGGACGCGCCGGTGGGCTACGTCGATCTGGCGATCTCGGACGACGACGCGATGCTGTTGTGCTGCTTTCTGCCCGGCAAGGGGTTGACGCTCAAGGGGTTCGACGACGAGGGTCGTTCGCGGGTCTATCTGGTCGAGGTCGAGACGGGCAAGGCCGATCTGTTGAGCCATGAAGGCAACGTCTACTACCCGCAGTGGGCTCCGCTTTCGGCGGGCGATGGTGCGGCGAGCCAGCCGGCGTCTGGCGATCGACGGATCGTCTTCCTGACCGGCACCGACGCCGGCAAAGGGCGGCGGCTGATGATTGTCGAACCGGAGGACCGGCCGCGCGAATTGCTGTGGCTGCCCGACCGGGTGATGCGCGGGTATACCGGCTGGACGTGGCTGAGGGATGGGCGATTGCGGGTCTTCCATCTGGGTTCGCGCGGGTTGAGCGTGGTCGATCTGGAGGTGGACGGGACCGAGCGGCACGTTCGGCACCTGGCGGTGGAGCAGCTCAAGCGGCTCAAGGAGCGGGCGGATCTGGAGGCGGCGATCGCATACCTGAAGCACACAGCGGAGACGGTACGGGAGAGCGTCGATCTGCCGGCTGAGCTGGAGCCGGGTTTGGGCGAGCGGATTGCGGCGATGGAAGAGCGTCTCGAGGCGATGCGGGCCGAGCCGGTGGAGTACGCGGACAGCTTGGATGACTGAGGTGCGTGGGTTCAGCGTGGGTGGTCGTCGAGGGGTCTGTACCTGCGTTTGGGCTGAGGCGGCATTTGGGCGTTGAGTTGCTGGCGGCCGTAATCCCGGTCGAGGAACCATGCCCGGACAGCCAGGACCAGGCAGGTCCAGGTGATGACGGCGGAGATTCGGTGGCGGGTGATGTCGTAGTCATGGTGGAGCGTGGCGAGCCATATGCCGCCGAGCCAGACGCCGGGCAGGATGACGGCTGCGGCTCCGATCATCCAGGGCAGGAGGCGCGGGTAGGCCCAGAGGCCGAAGGCGAAGCCAATCGATCCGGTTATCGCGAGGACCGGCCAGGGGAGGATGTTGGCGAGTTCGGGCCAGATGATGGTCTGGCTGTAGCGCATGGGCGAGGCGAGCAGGTGCTGAGCCAGCAGCCCGATGGCGGCGGCGTAGAGCACGAGCAGTCGGCGATGCCAGATGATCCGCGTGGCGTCGCTCATCGCGATCATCCCCAACCGGCGAAAACCACCAACGAGGCCTATTTCGCGGTGACCCAGAGCTTGACCGGGAGGCCTTCGACTTCAACTTCCTTGGTGGCCGGCGTGTCGCGGCCGGTCTGGTCGATGGTTTGGGCCAGGGTTTCGTTTTTGATGTATTCAGTCATCGTCGCGAGGACGGGCGCGAACTCGGCTGGGGCTTCGACGACCAGATCAATTCGGGCCTCGTAGGCCAGGTCCATTTCCTTGCGGATCTGCTGGATGTGGTGGACCAGTTCGCGGGCGAGTCCTTCGAGGCGCAGCGGCTCGTCGATCTCGGTTTTGAGGACGACGAGCACGTCGGGGCCCTGGGCGGCTTCGAATCCGGCGTGCGGCTGAAGGCCGATTTCGACGTCGTCGGCGGTCAGGTCGACGGTCTGGCCGTCGAGTTGCAGGTCGAACTTGCCTTCGGCGAGGAGGGCCGACCGTGCGGCGGCGGCGTCGATGGTCTGGAGGGCGGCTTTGATCTTGGGGGCGAGCGGTCCGTATTTGGGTCCGATGGCGCGGAAGTTCGGCTTGATGACGTGATCGACGTACCGGTGGACTTCGGTGACGAATCGGACCTGCTTGACATTGAGTTCCTCGCGGACGAGGTCCACGTAGTCGCGGAGCATCTCGGCCTTTTCGGCGTGAGCGAGGATGAGTTCCACTTCGGGCAGCGGCTGGCGGACTTTGATTTTGGCGGCGGCGCGGGCGGACCGTCCGAGGGCGGCGATTTCGCGGGCCAGTTCCATTTGTTCGAGGAGCTTGTTGTCGATCAGGGCGGGGTCGGCTTTTGGCCAGTCGCACAGGTGAACGGATTCGGAGGCGTTCGCAAGTCGGTTGGCTTCGAGGTTCTGATAGATCGTCTCAGCGAAGAACGGGACGAACGGGGCCATGAGGCGCGCGAGGGTGGTGAGGCACTCGTAGAGGGTCCAGTAGGCGTCGAACTTGTCCTGGTCGAGCTGGGACTTCCAGAAGCGGTCTCGCGAGCGTCGGACGTACCAGTTGCTCAGGGCGTCGACGAACTCGGCGAGCCGGACGGCGGCCTGGTGGATCTGATAGTCGTCGAGCAGCTCGGTGAGGCGCTGCGTGGTGCGGTGCAGGTCGGCGATGATCCAGCGGTCGAGCGACGAGCGCTGGGCGGCTGGTTGGTATGAGGCTTGACCCTTCTGGCCCTGATCGGCTGGGTTGAAGCCGTCGATGTTGGCGTAGATGACGAAGAAGCTGTAGACGTTGTAGAGGCGGATGAGGAATTCGCGTTGGGCTTCGGCGATGGCGTCCTCATCGAAGCGGGCGGAGGTCCACGGCGGCTGGCCGTAGTAGAAGTACCAGCGGAGGGCATCGGCGCCTTCGCGGTTGAAAATTTTGGCCGGCTCGTCGTAGTTGCGGAGGCTCTTGGAGAGTTTTTTGCCGTCCTTGCCGAGGACGAGGCCCAGGACGATGCAGGTCTTGTAAGGATGCGGGAACGGCTGATCGGGAAAGACCATGGTGGAGATCGCCAAGAGCGAATAGAACCATCCGCGGGTCTGGTCGATGGCTTCGGAGATGAAGTCGGTGGGGAACTGCTGCTCGAACATCTCCTTGTTGCGATGCGGATAGCCGTATTGGGCGAAGGGCATGCAGCCGGAGTCGAACCAGCAGTCGATGACCTCGGGCGTCCGGCGCAAGATGCCGCCGCATTTATCGCACGGCACGGTCACGTGGTCGATGAAGGGCTTGTGGACGGCGAGGTTCTCGGGGAGTTCGGGCTCCTGTTTGCGGCGGTTTTCAAAGTATTCGAAGGCCTGCGGATTGGCGGCCAGCAGTTCGGCTTTGGAACCGAAGGCCCGGGCGTGGTCGCAGCTTTGGCAGAGCCAGACGGGCAGCGGCGAGCCCCAGAAACGTTCGCGACTCAGGGCCCAGTCGATGTTGTCCTCGAGGAAGTTGCCGAATCGCCCGTCGCGGATGTGCTCGGGGAGCCACTGGATTTGGGCGTTGTTGGCCAGCAGCTTGTCCTTGACGGCGGTGGTCTTGATGAACCAGCCCTGGCGGGCGTAGTAGATCAGCGGGGTTTCGCACCGCCAGCAGAACGGGTAGCTGTGCTTGTAGGTTTCGCGTCGCAGGAGCAGGCCGCGGTCTTTCAGGTTGCGGATGATCTGTGGATCGGCGTCCTTGATGAACATGCCGGCCCACGGCGTGACCTCGGCTTTGAAGCGGCCGGTGGGTTCGACGAGTTGGATGACGGGCAGGTCGTATCGACGGCCGACCTGGTAGTCGTCGGCGCCGAAGGCTGGGGCGCAGTGGACGATGCCGGTGCCGGCGTCGAGGGTGACGAAGTCGGCTTCGACGACGAAGTGGGCTTTCTTTTCGACCGGAGCGAAGCTGTAGAGAGGTTCGTATTCGCGGCCGACGAGGTCCTGGCCGCGGACGGTGCCGATGACCTCGTGCGGGACTTTGCCCATGACCTGTTTGACCAGCGGCTCGGCCATGATCAGGACTTCATCGCCGACCTTCACGCGGGCGTAGTCGATGTCCCTTTTGACCACGAGGGCGGCGTTGGAGATCAGCGTCCAGGGCGTGGTGGTCCAGGCCAGGAAGGATTCCTTTGGGTCGTCTTTGCCGCGGAAGGCGACGTAGACGGAGGGGTCTTCGACGTCCTTGTATCCCAGTCCGACCTCATGGCTGGAGAGGACGGTGCCGCAGCGGGGGCAGTAGGGAACGATCTTGTGGCCGCGGTAGAGCAGGTCCTTGCGGAAGATCTCGGCCAGAGCCCACCAGACGGATTCGACGTAGGAGGTGGTGCAGGTGATGTACGGGTCGTTCATGTCGAGCCAGAAGCCGACGCGGTCGGTGAGCTGCTCCCACTCGCGGACATAGCGAAGCACCGAGTCGAGGCAGCGGCGGTTGAAGGGTTCGACGCCGTAGGCTTCGATCTGGTCCTTGCCGTCGATGCCAAGTTCCTTTTCCACCTCGATTTCGACGGGCAGGCCGTGGGTGTCCCAGCCGGCTTTGCGATAGCAGTAATGGCCCTGCATGGTCTTGTAGCGGGGCATCAGATCCTTGATCGCGCGGGTCAGGACGTGGCCGGGGTGAGGCAAGCCGTTGGTGGTCGGCGGGCCTTCGTAGAAGACAAAGGGGGTGGCCCCCTGCCGCTGGTGCAGGCTCTTTTCGTAAATCCCACGGGCCTTCCAGAATTCGATAACCTTCTTCTCGGAGGCTGGGAAGTCGAAGTTGGCCGGTACTGGGTCGAACATGCTCAATCACCTTCCAGACAAAAAGAACGCTATGCCGCCAATCGCGACGAATGATGTATTGTAAGCGCGGCCAACGTCGAATTAAAGGATCGATCGGCCTGGCACGACGCGCCGCACCGGTGAAAAGGTACCACTTTGGGCACAAACGCAACACGATGCCGGAAGCCAAACGCGACAGAAGCACTCCAAACGTCGGTTTCGCGTCGCGTTTTCGGCCCCCAAAATGCCGCAAAATGCAGAACTTTTGCGGCAAAACCGGTTAAGAGGCGAAATTTGGTGAATTTTAATTGAATATCAGTCCGATAAGAATTAAGATTTCAGCCGATTCAGGGCTTTTGACGGCCTTTCTGTGAGGTTTGTCGAAAAGCCTGGAGGCAAGTCAGTTGTGTTCTACTTTCGTAGGATCTTTTTGGAGGTAATGCCATGGCGAAGAAGAAAGCCGCAAAGAAAGCTGCGAAGTCCGCTGCCCAGGAGCCGCTGGTGGTGGCCAGCAAGGTGAAGAACTACGTTCGCTCCAAGGACATGATGACTTCGTCGGATGCGCTGGCGGCCATCTCGGACAAGATCTACGGCATGCTCGATGCGGCCATCGGAAGAGCCCAGGCCAACAAGCGCAGCACGGTCAAGCCGCAGGACCTGTAAGCCAGGTCATCCGGCAATCCGAGAACAGAAGCCCGGCCGATTTGGTCGGGCTTTTTTTGTGCGCGGTGGTGAAAGGCAGAGGGGAACCACAAAATAGGATATCTGGGGCGTTTGGGGTAACGGTGTCGAGAGGACAAGCCGGCCACGGGGCTTCAGGCTTGCAGTCCAGACGGGTACGTGGTAAAGTATCCGTTGAGAGAGAGGCTGGTGCCTGAGAGTGTGTACGGGTTAGGGAGAGAGAAAAATGGTCAAGAGAACCCTTCTGCCTGCGCTGTGTTTTGCGCTGTTAGTTCCCGCGGTTGCCCTGTCGGTGGAGGTGCGCTATGCCGCACCCAAGCCGCAGTGCACGTATCTTCCCGGTGGGTTCGCCGCCCTGGCCGACCCGAACACGGGCCAGGTGTACCAGGGCGAGGACATCCTGGGCGACCCGCAGTTCAGCTACCCGGTGATCTTCGACACGGGGGCCAGCGGAGTCCTGATGAGCGAGATGGTCCGGACCGCCTTTGGTATCCCGCTGACCGGCGAGACGTTCGAGGATATCGGGATCGGCGGGACCGAGACGTTCGACGTCAGCAGACCCACGCGGCTTTTGCTGGCTCCGAACAGCGTGGGGCCAACGGGCGCCGATATCATCGGCAACTACAGCCCGTACGGCGAGTACAAGTTCCAGGTCAAACAGACGGACAGCCTTCTTACCGGGCCGTTCGACATCATCGGCACACCGGTGCTCCGCAACCACGTGATGCACGTCCAGCCGAACATCACTCCCTACGGGTCGTTCTATCCGCCCATTGACTACATGCAGACGACCCTTCTGACGTCGCTGCCGACCCTGCCGTCGCAGGGCGTGTTCCGGTTCCCGCTGGTCTACGAAGATTTCATCGACGATCCGAACCCGCCGGTTTCGGTCGGGCAGAACCCGATGCTGCCGAACGTGCGGATCGTGGACAGCCGCAAGCCG containing:
- a CDS encoding isoleucine--tRNA ligase, translating into MFDPVPANFDFPASEKKVIEFWKARGIYEKSLHQRQGATPFVFYEGPPTTNGLPHPGHVLTRAIKDLMPRYKTMQGHYCYRKAGWDTHGLPVEIEVEKELGIDGKDQIEAYGVEPFNRRCLDSVLRYVREWEQLTDRVGFWLDMNDPYITCTTSYVESVWWALAEIFRKDLLYRGHKIVPYCPRCGTVLSSHEVGLGYKDVEDPSVYVAFRGKDDPKESFLAWTTTPWTLISNAALVVKRDIDYARVKVGDEVLIMAEPLVKQVMGKVPHEVIGTVRGQDLVGREYEPLYSFAPVEKKAHFVVEADFVTLDAGTGIVHCAPAFGADDYQVGRRYDLPVIQLVEPTGRFKAEVTPWAGMFIKDADPQIIRNLKDRGLLLRRETYKHSYPFCWRCETPLIYYARQGWFIKTTAVKDKLLANNAQIQWLPEHIRDGRFGNFLEDNIDWALSRERFWGSPLPVWLCQSCDHARAFGSKAELLAANPQAFEYFENRRKQEPELPENLAVHKPFIDHVTVPCDKCGGILRRTPEVIDCWFDSGCMPFAQYGYPHRNKEMFEQQFPTDFISEAIDQTRGWFYSLLAISTMVFPDQPFPHPYKTCIVLGLVLGKDGKKLSKSLRNYDEPAKIFNREGADALRWYFYYGQPPWTSARFDEDAIAEAQREFLIRLYNVYSFFVIYANIDGFNPADQGQKGQASYQPAAQRSSLDRWIIADLHRTTQRLTELLDDYQIHQAAVRLAEFVDALSNWYVRRSRDRFWKSQLDQDKFDAYWTLYECLTTLARLMAPFVPFFAETIYQNLEANRLANASESVHLCDWPKADPALIDNKLLEQMELAREIAALGRSARAAAKIKVRQPLPEVELILAHAEKAEMLRDYVDLVREELNVKQVRFVTEVHRYVDHVIKPNFRAIGPKYGPLAPKIKAALQTIDAAAARSALLAEGKFDLQLDGQTVDLTADDVEIGLQPHAGFEAAQGPDVLVVLKTEIDEPLRLEGLARELVHHIQQIRKEMDLAYEARIDLVVEAPAEFAPVLATMTEYIKNETLAQTIDQTGRDTPATKEVEVEGLPVKLWVTAK